A single genomic interval of Lathyrus oleraceus cultivar Zhongwan6 chromosome 7, CAAS_Psat_ZW6_1.0, whole genome shotgun sequence harbors:
- the LOC127105672 gene encoding uncharacterized protein LOC127105672, with amino-acid sequence MAITLLWNLQNLWPFSSFKSNEFKSSKQLVNKLNIPDHTKQFVFALRDPKTQSLIYILSSLNLSERSSFDAQSLIDEIKPDAVIVQAGPGAGGFSPFEDEEFDVPVPTSSFGVVKRCFVDKIGRDKYESVAGDFVLREIFGTGFNGHLLAAKKAAHDVGSDFIVVQSPLGSSSWSNNNDSNSNSNNNNNNSGGVDGGNRFMSIVNSLVPQQQSAGLMALRRFSVNKDVRMVLAEGLSGYMDPLLIGNSKNGSVSEAGSVEIQPTTSYDTPAFAKSVYPLLEDLHDMFSDLPSMGNALAHVQKMLLDVNRGEVLDTRMVSEVYTFRIAVEGLRIALNNKGLRPIGEKGVSKSDKVEFSELEVDEKSQVLFAQSIRSQTDRFKTIVAVVDAGVLAGIRKHWDTPLPDEVKELVGELITYSEGKGVSLNYGDRKRLLADRPVVAVGAGATAVLGASSLTKVVPMSTLTKVVTFKIPTSLKIILSQMQKILSVAVGPSKVVAPGFATSGAKTSGFMKAAASAEKIRVVTHSVIASVEKTSVSAMRTAFYEIMRKRKLQRVGFLPWATFAGSIGTCTGLLLYGDGIECAIESLPAAPSIASLGRGIQNLHEASQAVMQTEGTRVQKSIESLVNRIRKARDQ; translated from the coding sequence ATGGCAATTACGTTATTATGGAATCTTCAAAACCTATGGCCATTTTCTTCCTTCAAATCCAACGAATTCAAATCCTCGAAACAACTGGTAAACAAACTCAACATCCCCGATCACACCAAACAATTCGTATTCGCATTACGCGATCCCAAAACCCAATCCCTAATTTACATTCTCTCGTCTCTTAACCTATCGGAACGATCGTCTTTCGATGCGCAATCTCTCATCGATGAAATTAAACCTGACGCCGTTATTGTTCAAGCTGGTCCCGGTGCCGGTGGTTTTTCCCCTTTTGAAGACGAGGAGTTTGATGTTCCGGTACCTACTTCTTCTTTTGGTGTTGTTAAACGGTGTTTTGTTGATAAAATTGGTAGGGATAAGTATGAGAGTGTTGCGGGGGATTTTGTTCTTAGGGAGATTTTTGGGACTGGGTTTAATGGCCATTTGTTGGCGGCTAAAAAGGCTGCTCATGATGTTGGTTCGGATTTCATTGTTGTTCAATCGCCTTTAGGGAGTTCTTCTTGGAGTAACAACAATGATAGTAATagtaatagtaataataataataataattctgGTGGTGTTGATGGTGGAAATAGGTTTATGAGTATTGTGAATAGTTTGGTTCCTCAGCAGCAAAGTGCGGGGTTGATGGCTTTGAGGAGGTTTTCTGTTAATAAAGATGTTAGGATGGTGTTGGCAGAGGGTTTATCTGGCTATATggatcctcttttgattggtAATAGTAAGAATGGCTCTGTTTCAGAGGCGGGTTCGGTGGAAATTCAGCCGACAACTAGTTATGATACTCCTGCTTTTGCGAAGTCTGTTTATCCTTTGCTTGAGGACTTGCATGATATGTTTTCTGATTTACCGTCGATGGGGAACGCGTTGGCGCATGTGCAGAAGATGTTGTTGGATGTGAATAGAGGGGAGGTTCTTGATACTAGAATGGTTTCTGAGGTTTATACTTTTAGGATTGCAGTTGAGGGGCTTAGGATAGCTTTAAATAATAAGGGGTTGCGGCCAATTGGTGAGAAAGGTGTTTCGAAGTCGGATAAGGTTGAGTTCTCGGAGCTTGAGGTTGATGAGAAGTCACAAGTGCTGTTTGCACAGTCTATTCGCAGCCAGACAGATAGGTTTAAAACCATTGTGGCAGTAGTTGATGCTGGTGTTTTAGCGGGTATTAGGAAACACTGGGATACTCCTCTTCCTGATGAAGTTAAAGAGCTTGTTGGAGAATTAATCACATATTCTGAAGGTAAAGGGGTTAGTTTAAATTATGGTGACAGGAAGCGGTTGTTAGCAGATAGACCTGTGGTGGCAGTTGGGGCTGGAGCAACAGCAGTTTTAGGAGCTTCATCTCTGACCAAGGTGGTTCCCATGTCGACGCTGACCAAGGTTGTTACTTTCAAAATTCCAACTTCACTCAAGATTATTCTCAGCCAAATGCAGAAAATACTGAGTGTTGCAGTTGGTCCATCTAAAGTTGTGGCACCCGGCTTTGCGACTTCTGGAGCCAAAACATCGGGTTTCATGAAGGCAGCTGCATCTGCTGAAAAGATTAGAGTCGTTACTCACAGTGTTATAGCCTCTGTTGAAAAAACCAGTGTTTCAGCTATGAGGACGGCATTCTATGAAATAATGAGGAAGCGAAAGTTGCAGCGTGTTGGCTTCTTGCCGTGGGCTACATTTGCAGGCAGCATCGGAACTTGCACAGGCTTGCTTTTGTATGGTGATGGGATTGAGTGCGCTATTGAATCTCTCCCTGCCGCCCCCTCAATCGCCAGTTTGGGTCGTGGAATTCAAAATCTACACGAGGCATCTCAAGCGGTGATGCAAACAGAAGGAACTAGAGTCCAAAAATCAATAGAATCTCTTGTAAACAGAATAAGAAAGGCAAGGGATCAATAG